Below is a window of Leuconostoc gasicomitatum LMG 18811 DNA.
TTGTCTGTACCCTTTCTTGTATCATACCAGTTAGAGCAACCGGGAGATGATCTGTTGTTCTGGCAGGAACCATTAGCGCAAGATATGATATTACCTGGTAATATGATTAACTTGTTAGAACATCATGGCCGGACTCAAAAAATTATTTTTCAAAATAAAATAGATTACAATAAAGTACAAAATAAGTACCCACACTTAGCTCATCAATTATCATATGTTGGTTACATTTATCCGATTAATAAACATGATCAAGATCCAAATGAGGCATTGATATTAACTAATTCTGATGATATAGAGCAAATTACTCAAATTGTTGAAGCTCTCCCTAGCGTTAACTTTAATATTGGTGCTTTGACTGAAATGTCAAGTAAACTAATGCGATTGATGAAGTATCAAAATGTGACATTATACCCTAATATTGAATATCATGTTATAGATGAATTACTGACAACCTGTGCTTTTTACTTAGATATTAATCATGATATGGAAATAATGTCTGCTGTGCGCCGAGCATTTTTGAATAATTTATTAATTTTGACTTTTGACAATACGAGTCATAATCAAGAATTCACATTACCAGAACATATATTTACAACAAATAATAGTAGTGAGTTAGTTAATTCGGTTCTGAAATACATGAGTAATCGACAAATGTTATCGGACGCTTTAATATTACAACAAAATCATGCAAATCAAAGTAGTATAGATGACTATCAAAACATCATTAATTAAGTATTGGAGGGATGATTTATGAACGAAAAAGATGATAATAAGCAATTCCAACAAGATCCTGTACAGCGTGAAATTAATGAGCGATTAAAGTATGCGCGTTATAAAGTGCCAAATCAAAAAAAAGTGCGACATAAATATGAAAATATGCAAACACTGTTAGCTGGGATTATGGCATTAGGAATATTATTTGGATTAATAGCTATTATTATTCAATTATTTATGAAATAGTATAAATTTTGTTAGTTGACTCATGTTTGTTTAGAAATTGGACATGGAATAGCATGTCAATTAGAAGGGGCAAATTTAAAATGAAAAAAGCCATTTTTTACACTTATAGTGGTGAATATGAGTGGTTAGTAGCTGTGTCAATACAGTCTATTATTGATCATTATATTTCTGAAGAAACAATTGATATTTTAGTTTTTACTGATAAAACATTTGAAACCCAGCAGGCAACAATAAAAAAGTTACCTTGTTTAAGTGGGAAGCCACAAATCAAAATTTCATTTTGGCGTTTTCCAAATTGGATTAACCGCATTACAAATAATGTTTCTGAACGTTTTCCGGCTGTAACTTTTTTAAGGTTGGGCATACCAATAGAATTTCAAGAATTTGATAAAATGCTTTATCTCGATGCAGATACACTAATTTATACAGACATTCATCATGTTTTTAATCAATTAAAAACCGAGACAATAGCTGGTGTATTAGATATATTTCATTATTTAAATACAGCAGATGACCAAATATTGAAGCAATATAATGACACGTATAATATTGTTGATTCTTCAAAGTATATTAATTCTGGGGTACTACTATACAATAATAAACAGTACGCACAGCATTGGACAATTGATGAACTCGTCAATAATATCAATGATGGTCAATTTAGTCATTTCCCAGATCAAGAATTGATTAATCAAAAGTTCAATCCAAATATTCTAATTCTGCCACATGAATACAATTATCAAGAAAATATCTCATTTTTAGATCATTGGCAGGTACCAGAAAAATATAAAGAATCATTGACGTTATCTGAGAAAAATGTGCGAATCAAACATTTTTTACCGTTACCAAAACCATCTAGCCCTTTAATTGGTTATCGTGATCAATTTGATATCGATTGGTGGCAAATGGCCATGCGCTTAAAAGAAATTTTATCTTAATATAGAATTTCAATTTCAAATAGACTATCAAAAAAGCGATACAATAGTTATCTATTGTGTCGCCCTTCAGTTATTTCAACTTATAAACTCAGTCACAAGCATTCCCATCATCATACTATCATGGTATTTACCTTCAGCAAAGAAGTGGCCACGAAGGATACCTTCTTCAATAAAACCAATTTTTTTATAAATATGAATTGCTGCATCATTATCAACATCAACATATAAATAAACTTTGTGCATGTTCAGAACTTTGAAAGCATACTCAGTTCCCGCTTTGATTGCCATTTGAGCATAGCCATTTCCTTGATGATCTGGATGAATAATAATTTGTATTTCGGTATGTCGATGAAGGCCATCAATATACATTAATTCAACAACACCGATAAATTGTTTATCATCTTCAACAACAAAACGTCGCTCAGTCTGGTCAAGTACGTGTCGTTCATAAAGAAGTTCTAACTCATCAAATGATGTATAGGCTTCTTGGAACCATAAAGCCATTACTTTTCGTGAGTTTTCTTGTTGATATATATAGGGTAAGTCTTTTTTTTCAAGTGGTCTAATCTTCATTTTTATGCTTTCAGTTGTGCGTTTAAAACATTAAACGGCAACGGGTGCTTTGATTGCTGGTTCGCTTTCGTAGTCTAATACTTTGATATCATCCATGGTGTAGTCAAATAAGGATTTAACTTCAGGATTCAACCAAAGTTTTGGCAGCTTGTGCATTGGACGTGAGAGTTGTTCAGTGATTTGCTCAGTGTGATTATTATAAATATGTGTGTCACCGATAGTATGAACGAAATCACCAACTTCATAACCAGTTTGAGCCGCTACCATATGCAACAATAGTGAATACGAGGCAATATTAAAAGGCACACCTAGAAAAAAATCACCAGAGCGTTGATATAATTGGACACTGAGTTTTCCGTCAGCTACGTAGAATTGACTTAATACATGGCAAGAAGGTAAAGGTGCTTGGGGTGTTTTTTCGGCGTTCCAAGCGGTTAGAATGAGTCGGCGTGAGTCAGGGTTAGTTTTAATCTGCTCAACTAGGCGACTTACTTGGTCGATGGTATCTGTATCGGCAGTTAAAGAAGATGTTTCCCAGTTACGCCATAATTTACCATAAACATCACCGACATAACCAAATGTTTCCATGAACTCATCATCGTTTAATATTTTGTCAACAAAAATGTCTTTTTGTTCTTTATATGCGAGAGCGAACGCCGTATCTTTTTGGGCACGATGACCAAAATTAGTCATGTCAGGACCTGTGTATTGGTCAGATTCTATCCAATTTTTAAATGCCCACTCATCCCATATATGGTTATTGTGCTGTAGTAAGAAACGAATGTTGTTGTCCCCACGTAGAAACCAAAGTAATTCTGATTTAATGAGGCCAAAGTAAACCTTTTTAGTTGTAAGTAGTGGAAAGCCTTCCTGAAGATCGAACCGCATCTGTGTACCGAACAAAGAATGTGTGCCAGTTCCTGTACGATCTCCTTTTTGGGTGCCTTCATCAAGTACTTTTTTTGCAAGATCAAGATATTGTTGTTCATTTTTTGACATAATTATTAGCGCGCAAATGTGACATTTGCGCATTTCCTTTCGAAATTTCCTTACTTTAAATACTAACGAAAATTAGTTTAATAAGCAAGGCTGAAAGATATTATATAATGCTAGTTTCGCACTGATTTTTCATATGATTAATATCAAATCTAAAAGCCGTATAGCTGTCTATTAAAATGTACCAATTTATGACATTCGTTTTATAAACCAATAAACTATGATAAAATAAAATATAGTTCGTTATTAACTGATAAATAGTTGTTTTTTTGTCAGATCATTCATAGGAAATAAATTGATGCAAATCAATTTGTGAAGCAGTTTGCTCTGAAAAAGGGACTTGCTTTAAAATAACGTGTTTTTGTGCCAATAATTCTTCAGCAAAAGAATCATTATGATAATCACGCATAAAGTTTATTTTTTGTATGCCAGCCTGTAACAATAATTTGGTGCAATGGACACAGGGTACATCAGTAACATA
It encodes the following:
- a CDS encoding glycosyltransferase; this encodes MSIRRGKFKMKKAIFYTYSGEYEWLVAVSIQSIIDHYISEETIDILVFTDKTFETQQATIKKLPCLSGKPQIKISFWRFPNWINRITNNVSERFPAVTFLRLGIPIEFQEFDKMLYLDADTLIYTDIHHVFNQLKTETIAGVLDIFHYLNTADDQILKQYNDTYNIVDSSKYINSGVLLYNNKQYAQHWTIDELVNNINDGQFSHFPDQELINQKFNPNILILPHEYNYQENISFLDHWQVPEKYKESLTLSEKNVRIKHFLPLPKPSSPLIGYRDQFDIDWWQMAMRLKEILS
- a CDS encoding GNAT family N-acetyltransferase, which codes for MKIRPLEKKDLPYIYQQENSRKVMALWFQEAYTSFDELELLYERHVLDQTERRFVVEDDKQFIGVVELMYIDGLHRHTEIQIIIHPDHQGNGYAQMAIKAGTEYAFKVLNMHKVYLYVDVDNDAAIHIYKKIGFIEEGILRGHFFAEGKYHDSMMMGMLVTEFIS
- the gtfB gene encoding accessory Sec system glycosylation chaperone GtfB, with amino-acid sequence MINLFDRYTQSSRDLHDSLKAAGYDQATVVVTEDGFLPDHVSSPFSYYTKIYEQVGRPLYFNQVDCPNFWEIRGNNHDATIYDEDKKMANIIYVPNLAHKRYVQKVEWLDLNGHIRSVDHYSKNGNKFAHTNYNIMNQPTITTYYSVDNHEIIVENHITKDIILNLNQQVYIFKSRADFVTYYLKSVYGNDMNRILYNSLSVPFLVSYQLEQPGDDLLFWQEPLAQDMILPGNMINLLEHHGRTQKIIFQNKIDYNKVQNKYPHLAHQLSYVGYIYPINKHDQDPNEALILTNSDDIEQITQIVEALPSVNFNIGALTEMSSKLMRLMKYQNVTLYPNIEYHVIDELLTTCAFYLDINHDMEIMSAVRRAFLNNLLILTFDNTSHNQEFTLPEHIFTTNNSSELVNSVLKYMSNRQMLSDALILQQNHANQSSIDDYQNIIN
- a CDS encoding thymidylate synthase, translating into MSKNEQQYLDLAKKVLDEGTQKGDRTGTGTHSLFGTQMRFDLQEGFPLLTTKKVYFGLIKSELLWFLRGDNNIRFLLQHNNHIWDEWAFKNWIESDQYTGPDMTNFGHRAQKDTAFALAYKEQKDIFVDKILNDDEFMETFGYVGDVYGKLWRNWETSSLTADTDTIDQVSRLVEQIKTNPDSRRLILTAWNAEKTPQAPLPSCHVLSQFYVADGKLSVQLYQRSGDFFLGVPFNIASYSLLLHMVAAQTGYEVGDFVHTIGDTHIYNNHTEQITEQLSRPMHKLPKLWLNPEVKSLFDYTMDDIKVLDYESEPAIKAPVAV